The genomic stretch CAAAGCAGCATCATATTGATTTTTTTTCATATAAAAAAACGCAGTCATATATAATGCTTCTGGGTAATCTGGGCAGTTTAATAATATTGAGTTATAATACTCTTCAGCATCTTTAAGTCTAGCTTCTTTAAGAGCAATTCTAGCCAAAATAGATAAAGTATACGGATCATTAGGCTTTTTCTCTAAAATAGCGTTATACTTATTTAACTGCTTAGCATATTTACTAGCCATAAACAAACTCACTAAATTATTTTTATAATAATGTATATAATACAATAATTTATAATATATGTAAAACAATTATTAATCAATTATTCATAAAATTTTAACATCATATCTTTTCTATAATCGGCAAATCTGTCATTTTCAATAGAACTTCTTAAATCTTTCATAAATCTCTGCATAAACCTAACATTATGTATGGTCATAAGCGTAGAAAAGAGTATTTCATGTACTTTATCCAAATGATTAAGATATGCTTTAGAAAAATTACGGCAGGTATAGCAGTCGCATTTATCCTCAAGAGCTGTATCATCTGTTCTGTATTTAGAGTTTCTTATTCTAACAATACCATTCATAGTAAATGCTTCGCCGTTTCTGGCATTTCTGGTAGGCATAACACAGTCAAACATATCTATACCTTCCATAACAGCATTAAGTATATCACGAGGCTCACTAACACCCATCAAATAACGAGGCTTACTTTTATCTGTATAAAGCATCACTTTAGAAAGCACATCATGCATCTTTTCAGGCGTTTCCCCCACAGAAAGTCCGCCTATAGAATAAAAAGGAAAATTCATATTTACTAAAGTTTCAGCACTCTCTTTTCTTAAATCATCAAACATACCGCCCTGTATAATTCCGCCTAAATACTGATATTCGCTGTTTGGTGTGCTGTCATGATAGTCTTTACATTCTTTAGCCCATTTATGAGTTCTAAGCATAGCCTCTTTAGCATATTCATATGAAGCATCAGCTTTAGAACACTCATCAAGACACATTATAAAATCTGCTCCTATAATATGTTCTGCTTCCATTACACTTTTAGGCATAAATAAATATTTAGATCCGTCAATATGGGAGCTGAACTCAACACCGTCATTATTAATATTTCTTAATTTTGCAAGTGAAAATACCTGAAATCCGCCTGAATCTGTAAGCATAGCACCTTTCCAAGCCATAAATTTTTTAACACCGCCGAATTTCTTTAATACCTCAAGCCCCGGTTTTAATACCAAATGATAAGTATTAGCAAGTATTATTTTACTTTCTGTCTCTTCTATCATAAGAGGCGTCAAAGCCTTAACAGTTGCTTTTGTACCTACAGGCATAAAAACTGGAGTATCTATTTCTATACCATTTATTTCAATTTTTCCTAATCTGGCTGAAGTTTGAGAACTTGTTTTTAATACATTAAAAGAAAATGACATACAATACCTTTATTTTAAATATTTAAATGATATTTTATACGAAAATGAATAAATATCAAATTTTATAATATAAAAAAGGGGACTTATAAATCCCCAGAATAAATATATACAACAAAAATATTATCTTATTGTCATTATATAATTATTATAAATAAAAGTTTTAAGTATAAACTAATAATTGCATATTACATCATTTTTATCAAAAAAAATTATTAAAACAACAATATTTTTTAATGCATTTATAAAAGATTACTGATGCATATAATAAAAAAGCTCTGCATCTCATAAAAGAAATACAGAGCTATTAATTTTTTATAAATTATCTGCTGCCGTTTGGAAGCTGGAATACATTCACTGCAGACATCAATTCCTCAGACTGAGCAAATAATACTTCAGCAGAAGCAGTTGCCTCTTCTACTAAAGCAGCATTTTTCTGCGTTGTAGCATCCATTTCATTAACAGCAATTTTTATCTGATCTATTCCATTTTGCTGCTCAACAGCACTCTGACTTATACCTTCCATAATTTTTGAAGCATCTTCTATTTTATTTTGTATATCTATAAATATTTCCTGTGATTCTCTAGCTGTACCTGTTGCTTTATCTATTTTTTCATAAACGTTTTCTATTAAGTCTGTAATACTTTTTACTGAAGTTTGAGTAGTCTGAGCTAAGTTTCTAACTTCGCTTGCTACAACAGCAAAACCTTTACCTTGTTCTCCGGCACGTGCTGCCTCAACAGAAGCATTAAGTGCCAATATATTAGTTTGAAATGCTATATCTTCAATAATTTTTGTAATATCTTTAATTTTAGAACTAGCTTCATGAACTTCTTCTATATTTGAAGTTGTTTCAGCAACGATGTTTCCGGCATTCTCTACAGAAGTTTTTGATTCTAATA from Brachyspira murdochii DSM 12563 encodes the following:
- the tgt gene encoding tRNA guanosine(34) transglycosylase Tgt; its protein translation is MSFSFNVLKTSSQTSARLGKIEINGIEIDTPVFMPVGTKATVKALTPLMIEETESKIILANTYHLVLKPGLEVLKKFGGVKKFMAWKGAMLTDSGGFQVFSLAKLRNINNDGVEFSSHIDGSKYLFMPKSVMEAEHIIGADFIMCLDECSKADASYEYAKEAMLRTHKWAKECKDYHDSTPNSEYQYLGGIIQGGMFDDLRKESAETLVNMNFPFYSIGGLSVGETPEKMHDVLSKVMLYTDKSKPRYLMGVSEPRDILNAVMEGIDMFDCVMPTRNARNGEAFTMNGIVRIRNSKYRTDDTALEDKCDCYTCRNFSKAYLNHLDKVHEILFSTLMTIHNVRFMQRFMKDLRSSIENDRFADYRKDMMLKFYE
- a CDS encoding methyl-accepting chemotaxis protein, coding for MAEISSTIKDSADKSINGSKMILESKTSVENAGNIVAETTSNIEEVHEASSKIKDITKIIEDIAFQTNILALNASVEAARAGEQGKGFAVVASEVRNLAQTTQTSVKSITDLIENVYEKIDKATGTARESQEIFIDIQNKIEDASKIMEGISQSAVEQQNGIDQIKIAVNEMDATTQKNAALVEEATASAEVLFAQSEELMSAVNVFQLPNGSR